The following proteins are encoded in a genomic region of Synechococcus sp. CBW1002:
- a CDS encoding GMC family oxidoreductase, with protein MTGPSLHTSALPDPRQLIVNNGDHFDVVIIGSGAGGGTLARHLATTGLRILVLERGDWLPQEPQNWDAEEVFQKGRYVSKDTWFDKRGQPFQPGSHYMVGGATKMYGAAHFRLREQDFEALTHHDGLSPAWPLRYADFEPFYQRAEQLYHVHGMRGEDPTEPPASGPYPHPPVAHEPRMQRLVDDLKSAGLHPFHAPSGVLLDEANMAFSRCRKCNCCDGFPCLMHAKSDAEVIGIRPALAAATVSLLTRAHVQRLLTDATGRSITAVELERDGEPMRVSGDVVVVSCGAANSARLLLQSANDQHPQGLANGSDQVGRNYMFHNSKAMVALAHEPNTTVFQKTVSINDWYLGDAEFAYPMGNIQMTGKTNGAIMKGYAPLETFLMPGWSMDRIAAHALDFWISSEDLPHPDNRVTVDSQGHIHLSYTPNNQSAAKHLSDRLTGLLERLYLRKHLVERQIYIKSAMSIAAVGHQAGTCRFGSDPASSVLDLNCKAHELDNLYVVDTSFMPSIGAVNPSLTAIANALRVGDHLIERLR; from the coding sequence ATGACCGGTCCGTCCCTGCACACCTCAGCCCTGCCTGATCCGCGCCAGTTGATCGTGAACAATGGCGATCACTTCGATGTGGTGATCATCGGCAGCGGCGCCGGTGGCGGCACCCTGGCCCGCCATCTGGCGACGACTGGCCTGCGGATTCTGGTGCTGGAGCGCGGCGACTGGCTGCCGCAGGAGCCCCAGAACTGGGATGCCGAGGAGGTGTTTCAGAAAGGCCGTTACGTCTCGAAAGACACCTGGTTCGACAAGCGGGGCCAGCCCTTTCAACCCGGCAGTCACTACATGGTGGGGGGTGCCACGAAGATGTACGGCGCCGCCCACTTCCGCCTGCGGGAGCAGGACTTCGAGGCCCTGACCCATCACGACGGCCTGTCGCCGGCCTGGCCGTTGCGCTACGCCGACTTTGAGCCTTTCTACCAACGGGCCGAGCAGCTGTATCACGTGCACGGCATGCGCGGTGAGGATCCCACCGAGCCGCCCGCCAGCGGTCCCTATCCCCATCCGCCGGTGGCCCATGAGCCACGCATGCAGCGGCTGGTGGATGATCTGAAATCGGCGGGACTGCATCCGTTTCATGCCCCCAGCGGCGTGCTGCTCGATGAAGCCAACATGGCTTTCAGCCGCTGCCGCAAGTGCAACTGCTGCGACGGTTTTCCCTGCCTGATGCACGCCAAGTCCGATGCCGAGGTGATCGGCATCCGTCCGGCCCTGGCCGCCGCCACGGTGTCGTTGCTGACCCGCGCCCACGTGCAGCGTCTGCTCACCGATGCCACGGGCCGCAGCATCACAGCGGTGGAGCTTGAGCGGGATGGGGAGCCGATGCGGGTGAGCGGCGATGTGGTGGTGGTGAGCTGCGGCGCCGCCAACAGCGCCCGCCTGTTGCTGCAATCGGCCAATGACCAGCACCCCCAGGGGCTGGCCAACGGTTCCGATCAGGTGGGCCGCAATTACATGTTCCACAACAGCAAGGCGATGGTGGCCCTGGCCCATGAGCCCAACACCACCGTGTTTCAGAAAACGGTGTCGATCAACGACTGGTATCTCGGCGATGCCGAGTTCGCCTACCCGATGGGCAATATCCAGATGACCGGCAAGACGAACGGCGCGATCATGAAGGGCTATGCGCCCCTGGAAACCTTCCTGATGCCGGGCTGGTCGATGGACCGGATCGCGGCACACGCACTCGATTTCTGGATCTCCTCGGAAGATCTGCCCCACCCCGACAACCGGGTCACGGTGGATAGCCAGGGCCACATCCACCTCAGCTACACGCCCAACAACCAGAGCGCCGCCAAGCACCTCTCCGACCGGCTCACCGGCCTGCTGGAGCGCCTCTACCTGCGCAAGCATCTGGTGGAGCGGCAGATCTACATCAAGAGCGCCATGTCGATCGCGGCGGTGGGGCACCAGGCCGGCACCTGCCGCTTCGGTTCCGATCCGGCCAGTTCCGTGCTGGATCTGAACTGCAAAGCCCACGAGCTCGACAACCTCTACGTGGTGGATACCAGCTTCATGCCCAGCATCGGCGCCGTGAATCCATCCCTCACCGCCATCGCCAACGCCCTGCGGGTGGGGGATCACCTGATCGAACGGCTGCGCTGA
- a CDS encoding VOC family protein, whose translation MSPSICPRPQIQSVAFTCRDAERSAAFFCDSLGFTLLGQDCIQGGAEAALLGLGQGQLRRLRLGVGQERLDLLQVLDPGAGQRPGRAIPPESRSCDLWFQHLCLVTPDLETLHGHLQPLLANGSLTAVSEAPQRLPDWNTAAAGIRAFKFRDADGHNLELLQFPAGKGDGRWHQPCPGPLPRLLGIDHSAIAIADTARSRAFYAAVLGLEALPSGDNSGPEQDRLDGLRETRVTITPLRCPQGMGIETLDYQPPNRGRPMPADQALQDLAHWHIRLAVSDLDPVAAQVAAYGGQLLSAGVLDLGEALPPWQRGLRLADPDGHELIVLE comes from the coding sequence ATGAGCCCCTCCATCTGCCCCCGGCCGCAGATCCAGTCCGTCGCCTTCACCTGCCGCGATGCCGAGCGCAGCGCAGCCTTCTTCTGCGACAGCCTGGGCTTCACGCTGCTGGGGCAGGACTGCATCCAGGGGGGCGCTGAGGCCGCATTGCTGGGGCTGGGCCAGGGCCAGCTGCGCCGCCTGCGGCTGGGGGTGGGGCAGGAGCGGCTGGATCTGCTGCAGGTGCTGGATCCCGGTGCGGGCCAGCGGCCAGGCCGTGCGATCCCTCCCGAATCGCGCAGCTGTGATCTCTGGTTCCAGCACCTCTGCCTGGTGACGCCCGATCTCGAAACCCTGCACGGGCACCTGCAACCGTTGCTGGCCAATGGCTCGCTCACGGCCGTGTCGGAGGCCCCCCAGCGCCTGCCGGACTGGAACACCGCCGCCGCCGGCATCCGGGCGTTCAAATTCCGCGATGCTGATGGCCATAACCTCGAGCTGCTGCAGTTCCCGGCCGGCAAGGGCGATGGCCGCTGGCACCAGCCTTGCCCCGGCCCCCTCCCGAGGCTGCTCGGCATCGATCACAGCGCCATCGCCATCGCGGACACGGCCCGCAGCCGCGCCTTCTACGCCGCCGTGCTCGGCCTGGAGGCGCTGCCCAGCGGCGACAACAGTGGCCCGGAGCAGGATCGGCTCGACGGCCTCCGGGAGACGAGGGTGACGATCACGCCCCTGCGCTGCCCACAGGGCATGGGCATCGAGACCCTGGATTACCAGCCGCCCAACCGGGGGCGGCCGATGCCGGCCGATCAGGCCCTGCAGGACCTGGCCCACTGGCACATCCGTCTGGCGGTCAGCGATCTTGACCCGGTGGCTGCCCAGGTGGCTGCTTACGGCGGCCAGCTGCTGTCAGCCGGGGTGCTCGACCTGGGCGAGGCTCTCCCCCCTTGGCAGCGGGGATTGAGGCTGGCTGATCCCGATGGCCATGAGTTGATTGTCTTGGAGTGA
- a CDS encoding DMT family transporter, which produces MAETTMGSLMLGSGLLVLAFLANTAQSAFGKALGSGMGAMQFTWLTFVIALGLILPWLLLRGGRDLRTTVLHLHVLRSCTGLAGFFLFITAARLVNLVNANVLLNTTPLFIPLLALLVLGQQVPRALWGCLAIGFAGMVIVVQPNASLLTRPGDLLGLAAGLLCAVEFLAVKRLDRSESPLTQMAYFLIIGSIGATLAVLGPLRPPGVGAALLSGIDPAQWATVVASGACLACFQFLLIKAYTYAEPGAIGAFQYSSVVFAGLIGWIWFAEQPTPPVWFGTALITLGGVLSIVLQRPAVSVHPAAGTES; this is translated from the coding sequence ATGGCGGAGACCACAATGGGCTCGTTGATGCTGGGTTCCGGCCTTCTGGTGCTGGCCTTTCTGGCCAACACCGCCCAGAGCGCCTTCGGCAAGGCCCTCGGCAGCGGCATGGGGGCGATGCAGTTCACCTGGCTCACCTTCGTGATCGCCCTTGGGCTGATCCTGCCCTGGCTGCTCTTGCGGGGCGGGCGGGATCTGCGCACGACCGTTCTGCATCTGCATGTGCTGCGCAGCTGCACCGGTCTGGCTGGATTCTTCCTGTTCATCACCGCGGCTCGGCTGGTGAATCTGGTCAATGCCAATGTGCTGCTGAACACCACGCCACTGTTCATCCCCCTGCTGGCCTTGCTGGTGCTCGGTCAGCAGGTGCCCCGCGCCCTCTGGGGGTGCCTCGCGATCGGCTTCGCCGGGATGGTGATCGTGGTGCAGCCGAATGCGTCACTGCTCACCCGTCCCGGTGATCTGCTCGGGCTGGCGGCCGGTCTGCTCTGCGCGGTGGAGTTTCTGGCCGTGAAACGGCTGGACCGCAGCGAATCGCCGCTCACCCAGATGGCCTACTTCCTGATCATCGGCAGCATCGGCGCCACCCTGGCGGTGCTCGGCCCCTTGCGGCCGCCAGGCGTTGGCGCAGCATTGCTCAGCGGTATTGACCCAGCGCAGTGGGCCACGGTCGTGGCCTCGGGAGCTTGCCTGGCCTGTTTTCAGTTCCTGTTGATCAAGGCCTACACCTATGCCGAACCGGGGGCGATCGGCGCTTTTCAATATTCCTCGGTCGTGTTTGCCGGTCTGATCGGCTGGATCTGGTTTGCCGAACAACCCACCCCACCGGTGTGGTTCGGCACCGCGCTGATCACCCTGGGGGGCGTGCTCAGCATCGTGCTGCAGCGGCCCGCCGTATCCGTTCACCCCGCGGCGGGCACCGAATCATGA
- a CDS encoding SDR family NAD(P)-dependent oxidoreductase produces the protein MGTVTNTANPEAARSLAHLLEGKVAIVTGGNSGIGKAIVEALAHRGAKVVIDYRSHPEATEEIEREIGAFGGSSYGVQADVSKLDDLQRLVKAAVEKYGRLDVMVNNAGIETRTSILTTTPDDYDKVLDVNLRGVFFATQYAAQQMIAQGGGGRIINISSVHEDWPMPNNTPYCLAKGGVRMLTRTAALELAPHGITLVNVGPGAVATPINDSTMNNPELLAKLDAAIPLGRMAQPEEVANVVAFLASDDASYITATTIFADGGIMQSSPGL, from the coding sequence GTGGGTACTGTGACCAACACCGCCAATCCTGAAGCCGCCCGCAGCCTGGCCCACCTGTTGGAAGGGAAGGTGGCGATCGTCACTGGCGGGAACAGCGGCATCGGCAAGGCGATCGTGGAAGCCCTGGCCCATCGCGGCGCCAAGGTGGTGATCGACTACCGCTCCCATCCCGAAGCCACCGAGGAGATCGAACGGGAGATCGGAGCCTTCGGCGGCAGCAGCTATGGGGTGCAGGCGGATGTCTCGAAGCTCGACGATCTCCAGCGCCTGGTGAAGGCAGCGGTGGAGAAATACGGCCGCCTGGATGTGATGGTCAACAATGCCGGCATCGAAACCCGCACCTCGATTCTCACCACCACACCCGACGACTACGACAAGGTGCTCGATGTGAACCTGCGCGGTGTGTTCTTCGCCACCCAGTACGCCGCCCAGCAGATGATCGCCCAGGGCGGCGGCGGCCGCATCATCAACATCTCCTCGGTGCACGAAGACTGGCCGATGCCGAACAACACCCCCTACTGCCTGGCCAAGGGGGGCGTCCGCATGCTCACCCGCACCGCCGCCCTGGAACTGGCCCCCCACGGCATCACCTTGGTGAACGTGGGGCCCGGAGCTGTGGCCACCCCGATCAACGACTCCACGATGAACAACCCGGAACTGCTGGCCAAACTGGATGCCGCCATTCCCCTGGGGCGCATGGCGCAGCCGGAGGAAGTGGCCAATGTGGTGGCCTTCCTGGCCAGCGACGACGCCAGTTACATCACCGCCACCACGATCTTCGCCGATGGCGGCATCATGCAGAGCAGCCCGGGCCTCTGA
- a CDS encoding NHLP bacteriocin system secretion protein, whose translation MTRGWLGRQVADPEGQVLLAQGGVALLTAAWVLFWPVPTEVRGRGVFIVPNAARVVDARAEGQILAIPVRAGERVRRGTVLFRLDLPALEQEVQRQERDLRELQSIDADLSRRDRLRLAAAGRVRDTALANLRREEERLGALRRTYDQKAADFQLLAQRRVVAPLAEEVVATEDRSTQLAVAIETVRIREKEALDAFEKVKLEIETERQRRRYGIEDSRRSLRVLRARLAYESTLLADRDGTLLDLQVVRGQSVKPGQRLGTLAEGEEGPLKAVAYFAPADARRLRPPLPMEVVPDWDERGRFGGITGQVKQVGLLPATREDIDTTLGNPQLAEALGGGGPVMRVDILLNSDDRTAPNSTDPDSTAPSSAGYRWTLSRGSTVFPIRAGLTLRAHGYVEWRTPISYLLPVFRDLTGSYRNLGQERQDVPALRQKGSLP comes from the coding sequence ATGACGCGCGGTTGGCTGGGGCGCCAGGTCGCCGATCCGGAGGGGCAGGTGCTGCTGGCCCAGGGAGGGGTCGCCCTGCTCACGGCGGCCTGGGTGCTGTTCTGGCCGGTGCCCACCGAGGTGCGGGGCCGGGGGGTGTTCATCGTGCCCAACGCCGCCCGGGTGGTGGACGCCCGCGCTGAGGGTCAGATCCTGGCCATCCCGGTGCGGGCGGGAGAGCGGGTGCGGCGCGGCACCGTGCTGTTCCGCCTCGACCTGCCGGCCCTGGAACAGGAGGTACAGCGACAGGAGCGGGATCTGCGTGAGCTCCAGAGCATCGATGCCGACCTGAGCCGCCGCGACCGGCTCCGGCTGGCGGCGGCGGGGCGGGTGCGGGACACGGCGCTGGCCAACCTGCGGCGGGAGGAGGAGCGACTGGGGGCGCTGCGCCGCACCTACGACCAGAAGGCGGCCGATTTCCAGCTGCTGGCCCAGCGACGGGTGGTCGCCCCCCTTGCCGAGGAGGTGGTGGCCACCGAAGACCGCAGCACCCAGCTGGCGGTGGCGATCGAGACCGTGCGCATCCGCGAGAAGGAGGCCCTTGATGCCTTCGAGAAGGTGAAGCTCGAGATCGAAACGGAGCGGCAACGGCGCCGCTACGGGATCGAGGACAGTCGCCGCAGCCTGCGGGTGCTGCGTGCCCGCCTGGCCTACGAGAGCACCCTGCTGGCGGATCGTGATGGCACCCTGCTGGATCTGCAGGTGGTGCGGGGACAGTCGGTCAAACCGGGCCAGCGGCTCGGCACCCTGGCCGAGGGTGAGGAGGGCCCCCTGAAGGCCGTGGCCTACTTCGCCCCGGCCGATGCCCGCCGGCTGCGGCCGCCGCTGCCGATGGAGGTGGTGCCCGACTGGGATGAGCGAGGCCGCTTCGGGGGGATCACCGGCCAGGTGAAGCAGGTGGGGCTGCTGCCGGCCACCCGGGAGGATATCGACACCACCCTGGGCAATCCCCAGCTGGCCGAGGCGCTGGGGGGAGGCGGCCCGGTGATGCGGGTCGACATCCTGCTCAACTCTGACGACCGCACGGCCCCCAACAGCACTGACCCCGACAGCACGGCCCCCAGCTCTGCCGGTTACCGCTGGACCCTCTCACGCGGCAGCACGGTGTTCCCGATCCGGGCCGGGCTCACCCTGCGGGCCCATGGCTACGTGGAATGGCGCACGCCGATCAGCTATCTCCTACCGGTGTTCCGCGATCTCACCGGCTCCTACCGCAACCTCGGCCAGGAGCGCCAGGACGTGCCGGCCCTGCGCCAGAAGGGATCCTTGCCATGA
- a CDS encoding TolC family protein, which yields MAQTEAQWRSRQRQLSNLLNVPFTVTLTTPEAVRLQPPWPLDLERTVVAGFRDNPELLALQAARQALLRQADRRAAELLPQLRLYARAGYGEGIADKPEIELRGCCAATNIPQLYQQNGAWEAGLELRWRLFDAGVSSGAAGASRAAAERTTQALAEGRNAIRQRVEAAFFEHRAALEQILAARASYGSAREAFRDVRARYQLGLANYTDVSDTIRLLTQAMEGVAESITLANGSYAQLLRELLPVPDQPGAPVSLPLVLPAAAAGESTGS from the coding sequence TTGGCCCAGACCGAAGCCCAGTGGCGCAGCCGCCAGCGCCAGCTCAGCAACCTGCTGAACGTGCCCTTCACGGTGACGCTCACCACACCGGAGGCGGTGCGGCTGCAGCCCCCCTGGCCCCTGGATCTGGAGCGCACCGTGGTGGCGGGCTTCCGCGATAACCCGGAACTGCTCGCCCTGCAGGCTGCCCGTCAGGCCCTGCTGCGCCAGGCCGACCGCCGTGCCGCCGAGTTGCTGCCGCAGTTGCGCCTCTATGCCAGGGCCGGCTACGGCGAGGGGATTGCGGACAAACCCGAGATCGAGCTGCGCGGCTGCTGCGCGGCCACCAACATCCCGCAGCTCTATCAGCAGAACGGCGCCTGGGAGGCGGGGCTGGAGCTGCGCTGGCGCCTGTTTGACGCCGGGGTGAGCAGCGGAGCCGCCGGAGCGAGCCGAGCTGCCGCTGAACGCACCACCCAGGCGCTGGCCGAGGGGCGCAATGCCATTCGCCAGCGGGTGGAGGCCGCCTTCTTCGAACACCGCGCCGCCCTTGAGCAGATCCTGGCGGCACGGGCCTCCTATGGCTCCGCCCGCGAGGCCTTCCGGGATGTGCGGGCCCGCTACCAGCTCGGGCTGGCCAACTACACCGATGTGAGCGACACGATCCGCCTGCTCACCCAGGCGATGGAGGGGGTGGCCGAATCGATCACCCTGGCCAACGGCAGCTACGCCCAGCTGCTGCGGGAGCTGCTGCCGGTTCCGGATCAGCCCGGCGCCCCGGTGTCGTTGCCGCTGGTGCTGCCGGCCGCTGCCGCCGGGGAGTCGACAGGCTCCTGA
- a CDS encoding TolC family protein, with amino-acid sequence MLIAPVLLAPGLAEAGRAGLPPPSELLLRSLERFERDAAALDQVVPADAVDPAAPPGPAGGDGLSPAERGLLEQLAAPAAATIPAAAAAVTIEQEARLSLPVALALALRNSPALAQEVASVQERRQWLRSVRGRFWPELWLELGGGGRQMASYNKVWQDNAGLYPAGSPFLVDPNGWNRIRENRLLGTAALALRWDLVNFERGAALAENRQELEAAEHRYANRLRQLQLEVSLSFYSLQLAQQLRRIRQAVVESDRAVLAEVIALEGSGLVPRLEIGCGPRPPCSRAVSGWPRPKPSGAAASASSATC; translated from the coding sequence GTGCTGATCGCACCAGTGCTTCTGGCCCCGGGTCTGGCGGAGGCGGGGCGCGCAGGCCTGCCGCCCCCCTCGGAGCTGTTGCTGCGCAGCCTGGAGCGCTTCGAGCGAGATGCCGCTGCCCTGGATCAGGTGGTGCCCGCCGATGCGGTCGACCCCGCCGCTCCGCCCGGCCCGGCCGGTGGCGATGGTCTCAGCCCCGCCGAGCGGGGCCTGCTTGAGCAATTGGCCGCCCCGGCAGCGGCAACGATTCCAGCCGCCGCCGCTGCCGTGACGATCGAGCAGGAGGCGCGCCTCAGCCTGCCCGTTGCCCTGGCGCTGGCCCTGCGCAACAGCCCGGCCCTGGCCCAGGAGGTTGCCAGCGTGCAGGAGCGCCGCCAGTGGCTCCGCTCGGTGCGCGGCCGCTTCTGGCCGGAGCTGTGGCTGGAGCTCGGCGGCGGCGGCCGCCAGATGGCCAGTTACAACAAGGTGTGGCAGGACAACGCTGGTCTTTACCCAGCCGGATCCCCCTTCCTGGTGGATCCAAACGGCTGGAACCGGATCCGGGAAAACCGGCTGCTGGGCACCGCCGCTCTGGCGCTGCGCTGGGACCTGGTCAACTTCGAGCGGGGCGCGGCTCTGGCGGAGAATCGCCAGGAGCTTGAGGCCGCTGAACACCGCTACGCCAACCGTCTGCGCCAGCTGCAACTGGAGGTGAGCCTCAGCTTCTATTCCCTCCAGCTCGCCCAGCAGCTGCGGCGAATCCGCCAGGCCGTGGTCGAGAGCGATCGGGCTGTCTTGGCGGAGGTGATCGCCCTGGAGGGCAGCGGCCTGGTGCCCCGGCTCGAGATCGGCTGCGGGCCGAGGCCTCCCTGCAGCAGAGCCGTTTCCGGTTGGCCCAGACCGAAGCCCAGTGGCGCAGCCGCCAGCGCCAGCTCAGCAACCTGCTGA
- a CDS encoding DoxX family protein: MAADPGHPLSAMELTILEWLPVALPAWLATAAVWLAGDSGLLPWALLLLRLFLGVAFIRHGWPKLRHLDTWARALNTPVWLCFLSAFSMWGSGIALLPGLFTPLAALAILVSMAYAMVLEIAKGTPFIAPDPYQIPPGDYAGPGGVGEPPSWEKAAVYVVMALVLICSGGGALSLDNLLIADLIEAALD; the protein is encoded by the coding sequence GTGGCGGCAGATCCGGGCCACCCCCTGAGCGCCATGGAGCTCACCATCCTTGAATGGCTGCCGGTGGCCCTGCCGGCCTGGCTCGCCACCGCTGCTGTCTGGCTGGCTGGGGATTCCGGCTTGTTGCCCTGGGCCCTGTTGCTGCTGCGCCTTTTCCTGGGGGTGGCCTTCATCCGCCACGGCTGGCCCAAGCTTCGCCATCTCGATACCTGGGCGCGAGCGCTGAACACGCCGGTGTGGCTCTGCTTCCTCTCCGCCTTCTCGATGTGGGGCTCGGGCATCGCCCTGCTGCCGGGGCTGTTCACGCCCCTGGCGGCCCTCGCCATCCTGGTGTCAATGGCCTACGCGATGGTGCTGGAGATCGCCAAGGGCACGCCCTTCATCGCCCCGGATCCCTACCAGATTCCTCCCGGTGACTACGCCGGGCCCGGGGGGGTGGGGGAGCCGCCCAGCTGGGAGAAGGCCGCCGTCTATGTGGTGATGGCCCTGGTTCTGATCTGCAGCGGCGGCGGTGCCCTGTCGCTCGACAATCTGCTGATCGCCGACCTGATCGAGGCGGCCCTCGACTGA
- a CDS encoding NAD(P)/FAD-dependent oxidoreductase translates to MVMERFFLELEPADASLKDCPHVVIVGGGFAGLKAAHVLARQPVRVTLIDKRNFNLFQPLLYQVATGLVSEADVASPLRQMVGQAPNVQVLLGEVVDLDPVAQEVVFNDRRYRYDHLILAAGSGSTYFGHEEWRPLAPPMKILEHADEIRRRLLEAMEEAEQTPDPERRRLLQSVVVIGGGPSGCELAGSVIALMGHAIARDFRQLDPADTRVTLVDPGDRLLRAMHPSLSSKAGDYLRNVGVELLLGGRVQKIEADRVVVGTAAGEQILEAATICWTAGVRASHLGRLLAERCGCPVDRGGRVVVEPDFSVPGHPQIRVVGDLCSYSHTADGKPLPGMAGPAVQMGGWVARDLLAISRGSRQAPFQWLDLGSMAVLGPFNAVADLRGLRVSGPIGWLLWGLAHLAFMPDSENRLTLLTKWLWQIATRERASLLITGRANQHLQVEVGLERREAQGKASNAAESSPEAAG, encoded by the coding sequence ATGGTGATGGAACGCTTCTTCCTGGAACTCGAGCCCGCCGACGCCAGCCTCAAGGATTGCCCGCACGTGGTGATCGTGGGTGGAGGCTTCGCCGGTCTCAAGGCGGCCCACGTGCTGGCCCGCCAGCCGGTGCGGGTCACGCTGATCGACAAGCGCAACTTCAACCTCTTCCAGCCGCTGCTTTACCAGGTGGCCACGGGCCTGGTGTCCGAGGCGGATGTGGCCTCACCGCTGCGGCAGATGGTGGGGCAGGCCCCCAACGTGCAGGTGCTGCTGGGGGAGGTGGTGGATCTCGATCCGGTGGCGCAGGAGGTGGTGTTCAACGATCGCCGCTACCGCTACGACCACCTCATCCTGGCCGCCGGATCGGGCAGCACCTACTTCGGCCATGAGGAGTGGCGCCCACTGGCGCCACCGATGAAGATCCTCGAGCACGCCGATGAGATCCGCCGTCGCCTGCTGGAGGCCATGGAGGAGGCGGAGCAGACCCCCGATCCGGAGCGCCGCCGCCTGCTGCAGTCTGTGGTGGTGATCGGCGGCGGTCCCAGCGGCTGTGAACTGGCTGGCTCTGTGATCGCGCTGATGGGCCATGCGATCGCCCGGGATTTCCGCCAGCTCGATCCGGCCGACACCCGCGTCACCCTGGTGGATCCTGGCGATCGGCTGCTGCGGGCCATGCATCCGAGCCTGTCGAGCAAGGCGGGCGACTACCTGCGCAACGTGGGGGTCGAGCTGCTGCTGGGCGGGCGGGTGCAGAAGATCGAGGCGGACCGGGTGGTGGTGGGCACGGCCGCCGGCGAGCAGATCCTTGAGGCGGCCACGATCTGCTGGACCGCCGGTGTGCGTGCCTCCCACCTGGGCCGGTTGTTGGCGGAACGCTGTGGCTGCCCGGTGGATCGGGGCGGCCGGGTGGTGGTGGAGCCGGATTTCTCCGTGCCGGGACACCCGCAGATCCGTGTGGTGGGAGATCTCTGCTCCTACAGCCACACCGCCGATGGCAAGCCGCTGCCGGGCATGGCCGGCCCCGCTGTGCAGATGGGCGGCTGGGTGGCCCGCGATCTGCTGGCGATCAGCCGCGGCAGTCGCCAGGCCCCGTTCCAGTGGCTGGATCTGGGCAGCATGGCGGTGCTGGGGCCCTTCAATGCCGTGGCCGACCTGCGCGGCCTGCGGGTGAGCGGTCCCATCGGTTGGCTGCTCTGGGGCCTGGCCCACCTGGCCTTCATGCCGGACAGCGAGAACCGGCTGACCCTGCTCACCAAATGGCTCTGGCAGATCGCCACCCGTGAGCGCGCCTCCCTGCTGATCACCGGCCGCGCCAATCAGCACCTGCAGGTGGAGGTGGGGCTGGAGCGGCGAGAGGCGCAGGGGAAGGCCTCCAACGCAGCGGAAAGCAGCCCAGAGGCTGCAGGGTGA
- a CDS encoding Nif11-like leader peptide family natural product precursor: MTLAALRSFTARLAADPALRDKVHAANGLDEVVAIAAEQGDTISKTTLLREQARAVAETPDHHLEGINSWADALMVCFGATDKD; this comes from the coding sequence ATGACCCTGGCCGCCCTGCGCTCCTTCACCGCCCGCCTCGCCGCTGACCCTGCCCTGCGGGACAAGGTGCACGCCGCCAACGGTCTCGACGAGGTGGTGGCGATCGCTGCGGAACAGGGCGACACGATCTCCAAGACCACGTTGCTACGGGAGCAGGCCCGCGCCGTGGCCGAGACCCCCGATCACCACCTTGAGGGCATCAACAGCTGGGCTGATGCCCTGATGGTGTGCTTCGGCGCCACCGACAAAGACTGA